From one Rhineura floridana isolate rRhiFlo1 chromosome 4, rRhiFlo1.hap2, whole genome shotgun sequence genomic stretch:
- the C4H6orf120 gene encoding UPF0669 protein C6orf120 homolog isoform X2, which translates to MAAYCKRVLLLLLAFQGLLRASAYEEEAVPDEWILLRMFHGHIGGGNYSYLRLTHEGKIVLQMQSLKGDADLYVSDATLHPSFDDYELQSVTCGQDVVYVPAQFRRPVGIGIYGHPYHLESKFEMKIYHDPTVVQSPFGGGSYNPEDMDLNQKQFPATEDESQDEESVFWTILIGILKLILEILF; encoded by the coding sequence ATGGCAGCTTACTGCAAGAGggtcctactactactacttgctTTTCAAGGACTCCTAAGAGCAAGTGCTTATGAGGAAGAAGCTGTACCTGACGAATGGATTCTGCTTCGTATGTTTCATGGTCACATTGGTGGTGGAAACTACAGCTACCTAAGGCTAACTCATGAAGGGAAGATAGTGCTTCAGATGCAGAGTTTAAAAGGTGATGCAGACTTGTATGTTTCTGATGCGACCCTTCACCCCAGTTTTGACGATTATGAACTGCAGTCTGTAACTTGCGGCCAAGATGTGGTTTATGTGCCAGCACAATTCCGCCGCCCAGTGGGAATAGGGATTTATGGCCATCCTTATCACCTGGAAAGtaaatttgaaatgaaaatatACCATGACCCAACAGTTGTACAATCTCCATTTGGTGGCGGCTCCTACAATCCAGAGGATATGGATTTGAACCAGAAGCAGTTCCCTGCAACAGAAGATGAGTCTCAGGATGAAGAATCAGTCTTCTGGACTATTCTAATTGGAATACTAAAATTAATACTTGAAATTCTCTTTTAG
- the C4H6orf120 gene encoding UPF0669 protein C6orf120 homolog isoform X1, which yields MRVQRQPLQRALWGVMAAYCKRVLLLLLAFQGLLRASAYEEEAVPDEWILLRMFHGHIGGGNYSYLRLTHEGKIVLQMQSLKGDADLYVSDATLHPSFDDYELQSVTCGQDVVYVPAQFRRPVGIGIYGHPYHLESKFEMKIYHDPTVVQSPFGGGSYNPEDMDLNQKQFPATEDESQDEESVFWTILIGILKLILEILF from the coding sequence GTGTTATGGCAGCTTACTGCAAGAGggtcctactactactacttgctTTTCAAGGACTCCTAAGAGCAAGTGCTTATGAGGAAGAAGCTGTACCTGACGAATGGATTCTGCTTCGTATGTTTCATGGTCACATTGGTGGTGGAAACTACAGCTACCTAAGGCTAACTCATGAAGGGAAGATAGTGCTTCAGATGCAGAGTTTAAAAGGTGATGCAGACTTGTATGTTTCTGATGCGACCCTTCACCCCAGTTTTGACGATTATGAACTGCAGTCTGTAACTTGCGGCCAAGATGTGGTTTATGTGCCAGCACAATTCCGCCGCCCAGTGGGAATAGGGATTTATGGCCATCCTTATCACCTGGAAAGtaaatttgaaatgaaaatatACCATGACCCAACAGTTGTACAATCTCCATTTGGTGGCGGCTCCTACAATCCAGAGGATATGGATTTGAACCAGAAGCAGTTCCCTGCAACAGAAGATGAGTCTCAGGATGAAGAATCAGTCTTCTGGACTATTCTAATTGGAATACTAAAATTAATACTTGAAATTCTCTTTTAG